In a genomic window of Amycolatopsis japonica:
- the pqqD gene encoding pyrroloquinoline quinone biosynthesis peptide chaperone PqqD — MTILERGSVPRLRRGVRLSYDQTRETHVLLFPEGVLVPNATAAAVLSLCDGVEDVAGIASALSKRYAGVREEEILDVLSRLGDRRIVEWT; from the coding sequence ATGACCATCCTCGAAAGGGGCTCCGTGCCGCGGCTGCGGCGCGGGGTCCGGCTGAGCTACGACCAGACCAGGGAAACGCACGTCCTCCTGTTCCCCGAAGGCGTGCTCGTCCCGAATGCCACGGCGGCGGCCGTACTTTCCCTCTGCGACGGCGTCGAGGACGTCGCGGGGATCGCATCGGCGTTGAGCAAGCGCTACGCCGGTGTCCGCGAGGAAGAAATCCTGGACGTCCTGTCCCGGCTCGGAGATCGGCGGATCGTCGAATGGACCTGA
- the pqqC gene encoding pyrroloquinoline-quinone synthase PqqC yields MSVMSSSEFIAALRGLSHRYWGTHPFHVRMHEGDLSEYELKIWAANRWYYQCVLPQKDAAIISNCPLPEIRREWLDRIVYHDGARAGDGGIERWLRLCTAVGLDREEVLDQRHVAPGVRFAVDAYVTFARTKPWLEAVASGLTEMFAGHLMQRRVADMLANYSWIAPEDLAYFTNRIDKVSGEGKGTLDIVVRHAVTREQQEKAIAALSFKTDVLWSMLDAIERAAAKE; encoded by the coding sequence ATGTCCGTCATGTCGTCGTCGGAGTTCATCGCGGCTCTGCGCGGGCTTTCGCATCGCTACTGGGGAACGCACCCGTTCCACGTGCGGATGCACGAAGGCGACCTGTCCGAGTACGAACTGAAGATCTGGGCCGCGAACCGCTGGTACTACCAATGTGTGCTCCCGCAGAAGGACGCGGCCATCATCAGCAACTGCCCGCTGCCGGAGATCCGCCGCGAATGGCTCGACCGCATCGTCTACCACGACGGGGCGCGGGCCGGGGACGGCGGAATCGAGCGATGGCTCCGTTTGTGCACCGCGGTCGGGCTCGACCGCGAAGAGGTTCTCGATCAGCGGCACGTCGCGCCCGGCGTACGGTTCGCCGTCGACGCCTACGTGACTTTCGCCCGCACGAAACCTTGGCTCGAAGCGGTCGCTTCGGGGCTGACCGAAATGTTCGCCGGCCATCTCATGCAGCGGCGGGTCGCCGACATGCTGGCGAACTATTCGTGGATCGCCCCGGAAGACCTCGCCTACTTCACCAATCGCATCGACAAGGTCTCCGGCGAGGGCAAGGGAACGCTCGACATCGTGGTGCGGCACGCCGTCACCCGTGAGCAGCAGGAGAAGGCGATCGCCGCGCTGTCGTTCAAGACCGACGTGCTGTGGTCGATGCTCGACGCCATCGAGCGCGCGGCGGCCAAGGAGTAG
- the pqqA gene encoding pyrroloquinoline quinone precursor peptide PqqA yields the protein MIETIEVWTTPDFVEYETPMEVTAYAARMED from the coding sequence ATGATCGAAACCATCGAGGTATGGACCACGCCCGACTTCGTCGAGTACGAAACCCCCATGGAGGTCACCGCTTACGCGGCCCGCATGGAGGACTGA
- a CDS encoding PQQ-dependent sugar dehydrogenase codes for MSLRRTLAATFAAATAVSIAAVPATAAEAPSVQAIRQLASGLNQAWSIDFLPDGTGLFTQKDAKTISKIDKAGKVTTVQTIPGVSVTAEAGLLGIAVSPKYATDETVFIYYTTSSDNRIAKLKLGQPPTPIVTGIPRGSQYHHGGRIRFGPDGYLYAGTGDGQNGANAQNKNSLGGKVLRVTTDGAAAPGNPFNSRVYSYGHRNVQGLTWANGQLYVSDIGANKLDELNKIEPGKNYGWPTCEGPCNTAGMTNPVKSWPTSSATPSGLAAYKGSLYMASLKGGTYKLDLNGNGGKLWTNLGRTRDATAGPDGQLYTITPGGLYVSDGS; via the coding sequence ATGTCCTTACGTCGTACTCTCGCCGCCACGTTCGCCGCGGCGACGGCCGTGTCGATCGCGGCCGTCCCGGCCACGGCCGCCGAAGCGCCGTCCGTCCAGGCGATCAGACAGCTCGCGAGTGGCCTGAACCAAGCCTGGTCGATCGACTTCCTGCCCGACGGCACCGGCCTTTTCACGCAGAAGGACGCCAAGACGATCAGCAAGATCGACAAGGCGGGCAAGGTCACCACGGTCCAGACCATCCCCGGCGTGAGCGTCACCGCGGAGGCGGGCCTGCTCGGCATCGCCGTCTCGCCGAAGTACGCCACCGACGAGACGGTCTTCATCTACTACACGACCAGTTCCGACAACCGCATCGCCAAGCTGAAGCTGGGCCAGCCGCCGACGCCGATCGTCACCGGCATCCCGCGTGGTTCGCAGTACCACCACGGCGGGCGGATCCGGTTCGGGCCGGACGGCTACCTCTACGCGGGGACCGGCGACGGCCAGAACGGCGCCAACGCGCAGAACAAGAACTCCCTCGGCGGCAAGGTCCTGCGCGTCACCACCGACGGCGCCGCCGCGCCCGGCAACCCGTTCAACAGCCGCGTCTACTCCTACGGCCACCGCAACGTCCAGGGGCTGACCTGGGCGAACGGGCAGCTGTACGTCTCCGACATCGGCGCGAACAAGCTCGACGAGCTGAACAAGATCGAGCCGGGCAAGAACTACGGCTGGCCGACCTGCGAAGGCCCGTGCAACACGGCGGGGATGACCAACCCGGTCAAGTCCTGGCCGACGTCCTCGGCGACGCCGAGCGGGCTCGCGGCCTACAAGGGCTCGCTGTACATGGCGTCGCTCAAGGGCGGCACGTACAAGCTCGACCTGAACGGCAACGGCGGAAAGCTCTGGACCAACCTCGGCCGCACGCGTGACGCGACCGCCGGCCCGGACGGCCAGCTGTACACGATCACCCCGGGCGGCCTGTACGTCTCCGACGGCAGCTAG
- a CDS encoding WS/DGAT/MGAT family O-acyltransferase — MPFMPVTDSMFLLVETREHPMHVGGLQLFKKPEGAGPDYLRDIRKSMLESDNMRSVFRRRPARPVNTAGHLAWSTDTELELDYHFRHSALPQPGRVRELLELTGRWHSTLLDRHRPLWEIHLVEGLQDGRFAIYSKIHHALMDGVSALRHLQGTLSDDPADLDCPPPWGRRAKPDGGRNGKASPSMLSTFGKTVNQLAGIAPAAMKVAREAFQEHTLTLPAQAPKTMLNVPIGGARRFAAQSWSLDRVRKVATAAGVSRNDVVLAMCSGALRDYLIEQNALPDAPLTAMVPVSLRRKDSGDAAGNNIGALLCNLATHLTDPAARLATINASMRNGKKLFSELTPLQTLLLSGINVAQLGVSPIPGFVNNTKPPFNLVISNVPGPRKQMYWNGASLDGIYPASVLLDGQALNITLTSNGDNLDFGVTGCRRSVPHLQRILTHLDTALAELEHAVSLPRV, encoded by the coding sequence ATCTTCGCGACATCCGCAAGAGCATGCTCGAGTCCGACAACATGCGCTCGGTGTTCCGGCGCCGTCCCGCCCGGCCGGTCAACACCGCCGGCCACCTCGCCTGGTCGACCGACACCGAACTCGAACTCGACTACCACTTCCGCCATTCCGCGCTGCCCCAGCCCGGCCGCGTCCGCGAACTGCTGGAGCTGACCGGACGCTGGCACAGCACCCTGCTCGACCGGCACCGCCCGCTGTGGGAGATCCACCTGGTCGAGGGTCTGCAGGACGGCCGGTTCGCGATCTACAGCAAGATCCACCACGCGCTGATGGACGGTGTCTCGGCGCTGCGGCATCTGCAGGGCACGCTGTCGGACGACCCGGCCGACCTCGACTGCCCGCCGCCGTGGGGGCGGCGCGCCAAACCGGACGGCGGCCGCAACGGCAAGGCGTCGCCCTCGATGCTGAGCACCTTCGGCAAGACGGTCAACCAGCTCGCCGGGATCGCGCCCGCCGCGATGAAGGTGGCGCGGGAAGCGTTCCAGGAACACACGCTCACGCTGCCGGCGCAGGCGCCGAAGACGATGCTGAACGTGCCGATCGGCGGGGCCCGGCGGTTCGCCGCGCAGTCGTGGTCGCTGGACCGGGTGCGCAAGGTGGCGACCGCCGCCGGGGTCTCGCGCAACGACGTCGTCCTCGCGATGTGCTCGGGCGCGCTGCGGGACTACCTGATCGAACAGAACGCGCTCCCCGACGCGCCGCTCACCGCGATGGTCCCGGTTTCCTTGCGGCGCAAGGACAGTGGGGACGCGGCGGGGAACAACATCGGCGCGCTGCTGTGCAACCTCGCCACCCATCTGACCGATCCGGCCGCGCGGCTCGCGACGATCAACGCGTCCATGCGGAACGGCAAGAAGCTCTTCTCGGAGCTGACCCCGCTGCAGACGCTGCTGCTGTCCGGGATCAACGTCGCCCAGCTCGGCGTGTCCCCGATCCCCGGCTTCGTGAACAACACGAAACCGCCGTTCAACCTGGTGATCTCCAACGTGCCGGGGCCGCGCAAGCAGATGTACTGGAACGGCGCGTCGCTCGACGGCATCTATCCGGCGTCGGTACTGCTGGACGGGCAGGCGCTGAACATCACGCTGACCAGCAACGGCGACAACCTGGACTTCGGCGTCACCGGTTGCCGCCGCAGCGTCCCGCATCTGCAGCGCATCCTGACCCATCTGGACACCGCGCTCGCCGAACTGGAACACGCGGTCTCCCTGCCCCGCGTTTAG